A genomic region of Corticium candelabrum chromosome 6, ooCorCand1.1, whole genome shotgun sequence contains the following coding sequences:
- the LOC134180888 gene encoding mitogen-activated protein kinase kinase kinase 13-like encodes MYSMLKYNQDNKITIEWDNIQDKFPKCCGTHGPNDWKIILIDPLPVSCCTWRIPNCTHFDSPYLRKTGCYENVVCVYDLWEATAGLAAALVVYQATNLSKESSRRNRKVVRDKSLVEDEIESEEERTELEEETLSSLIWSGLRKLREASKKAIFGEESTGNVIESMDDGANELLEQECEMEFVGSENPRLQDNLRVKGKKKKKKIEVKRVMATPRRPLHPQMHTARAGSESSVKRYGSVAKLYDLEEVGGVRSEKRGRSSEPDWELEPYAVSICRRLDGSEWKIGQGGFSKVFKALKDGVDEVALKIIYIAGSAIAQKQLFCAEIDLISKLRQRHIVQFYVACTQLDCFYTITELMDCDLFSVLRGTDFASYMWTGRHGRKVMRAIASGIKYLRSHSPDVFHRDLKSPNIFLLDGVVKFGDIGLARTKMQTLMTPQPGFTPIWSAPKVIYRERAGERVQIWSIDVILWEVVTGKIPQIGEMRLSPSTATGTSIAGFKTFCTHVFTLG; translated from the exons ATGTATTCCATGCTGAAATACAATCAAGACAACAAGATCACAATAGAATGGGACAACATTCAAGACAAATTT CCAAAGTGTTGTGGAACGCACGGACCCAACGACTGGAAGATAATTCTCATTGACCCTCTTCCGGTCAGCTGCTGCACTTGGAGGATTCCAAACTGCACTCACTTCGATTCCCCTTACTTGCGAAAAACA ggttGCTATGAGAACGTAGTGTGCGTTTACGACTTGTGGGAAGCTACTGCCGGACTGGCAGCGGCATTAGTTGTTTATCAG GCAACAAACTTAAGTAAAGAGAGTTCGAGGAGAAATCGAAAAGTCGTGAGAGATAAATCTTTAGTCGAGGACGAAATTGAAAGTGAAGAGGAACGCACTGAATTGGAAGAAGAGACTCTGTCGTCGCTCATTTGGTCGGGACTGAGGAAACTGAGGGAGGCGAGCAAGAAGGCGATATTCGGGGAGGAGTCGACTGGTAACGTGATAGAGAGCATGGATGACGGAGCTAACGAATTATTGGAGCAGGAATGTGAAATGGAATTTGTGGGGTCGGAAAATCCCCGTTTACAAGATAATTTAAGAGTGAAaggaaagaagaagaagaagaaaatagAAGTTAAAAGAGTGATGGCTACTCCTCGGAGGCCTCTTCATCCGCAAATGCATACAGCACGAGCTGGCTCTGAATCTAGTGTCAAGAGATATGGAAGTGTTGCAAAACTGTATGATTTAGAGGAGGTCGGTGGTGTACGGAGtgagaagagaggaagatcGTCGGAACCAGATTGGGAGTTGGAGCCGTATGCAGTCAGCATCTGCCGTCGATTAGACGGTAGTGAGTGGAAGATTGGTCAGGGAGGATTCAGTAAGGTTTTCAAAGCTCTCAAAGATGGAGTCGACGAGGTGgcattaaaaataatttatatagcAGGAAGCGCGATCGCACAGAAACAACTTTTTTGTGCAGAGATCGATCTCATCAGTAAGCTCAGGCAGAGACACATCGTTCAGTTTTACGTCGCATGCACTCAACTCGACTGCTTCTATACGATAACTGAACTAATGGATTGTGACTTGTTTTCGGTCCTTCGCGGTACAGACTTTGCTTCGTACATGTGGACTGGTCGACACGGTCGTAAGGTCATGCGAGCTATAGCATCTGGGATTAAATATCTGCGTTCCCATTCTCCTGATGTGTTTCATCGTGATTTAAAGAGTCCCAATATCTTTTTGCTAGATGGTGTAGTAAAATTCGGAGACATAGGACTCGCTCGGACTAAGATGCAGACACTCATGACTCCACAGCCCGGATTCACGCCCATCTGGTCTGCACCGAAAGTGATATATCGAGAAAGGGCTGGCGAAAGGGTTCAAATCTGGAGTATTGATGTTATTCTGTGGGAAGTGGTGACTGGCAAGATTCCTCAGATTGGTGAGATGCGATTGTCTCCATCAACTGCCACTGGG ACATCTATTGCTGGTTTCAAGACATTTTGTACACATGTTTTCACGTTAGGATAG
- the LOC134180889 gene encoding short-chain collagen C4-like, which yields MAVLTCNVVMFIMTSAALVAVNSSSTPTQKTRNENADVCYISGPRGPPGRDGLNGRDGIQGIPGIPGLPGRVGVKGSRGTTGTGSPGAPGISGNSGVPGKMGPEGRKGADGGKGEKGEAGRPANLRPEFTGTTYIQWGRKRCSTRGVQTLYSGIAAGSEHSHYGGGVNTQCLPLDPVWGYYKDGLQGASYIYGSEYELAQGIQPFINKGLHDYEVPCAVCYDANKNTQFMLAAKNICPTGWSRAYYGYLMAEHYGHRGRNMYVCFDHNAESTGSKSSHNGNLFYPVEAVCGSLPCPPYVNGRELTCAVCTK from the exons ATGGCAGTTTTGACATGCAATGTGGTCATGTTCATTATGACAAGTGCCGCTCTTGTGGCGGTAAACAGCAGTAGTACACCAACACAG AAAACGAGAAATGAAAACGCTGATGTTTGCTACATTTCCG GTCCACGTGGTCCTCCTGGAAGAGACG GACTTAATGGAAGAGACG GGATTCAAGGAATTCCTGGAATTCCAGGCTTACCCGGAAGAGTAGGAGTCAAAGGATCACGAGGCACCACTGGAACAG GCAGTCCAGGAGCTCCTGGCATTTCAGGAAATTCTGGCGTTCCCGGAAAAATGGGTCCTGAAGGACGAAAAGGAGCTGATGGAGGAAAGGGAGAGAAAGGGGAAGCAGGAAGAC CGGCCAATCTAAGGCCTGAATTCACTGGTACCACGTATATTCAATGGGGAAGAAAACGTTGCTCTACTCGTGGTGTTCAGACTCTTTACTCGGGCATCGCTGCTGGATCAGAACACAGTCATTACGGAGGTGGAGTTAACACTCAGTGTCTTCCACTTGATCCTGTATGGGGATATTACAAAGACGGTCTCCAAGGAGCAAGTTATATTTATGGATCAGAATATGAACTTGCTCAAGGGATTCAACCATTCATCAATAAAGGATTGCATGATTACGAGGTtccttgtgctgtgtgttacGATGCCAACAAGAACACTCAATTCATGTTAGCAGCAAAGAACATCTGTCCCACTGGATGGAGTAGAGCATATTATGGATATCTCATGGCAGAACACTATGGTCATCGTGGAAgaaacatgtacgtgtgtTTCGACCACAACGCAGAGTCTACCGGCAGTAAAAGCAGCCATAACGGCAATTTGTTCTATCCTGTAGAGGCCGTGTGTGGATCTCTTCCTTGTCCTCCATACGTGAACGGTCGCGAACTGACATGTGCAGTCTGTACGAAGTGA